The Benincasa hispida cultivar B227 chromosome 9, ASM972705v1, whole genome shotgun sequence genome has a segment encoding these proteins:
- the LOC120084556 gene encoding secreted RxLR effector protein 161-like, translating to MKPCPTLAVPGTSLSLSIGTPLHDPFLYRSTVGALQYHTNTRSDIAFIVNKLSYILKASTNIHWSIVERELRYLAGTLHFGLTTNCDTYLNLTAYSEADWASSIDDKKSTAAYCLYLQSTLISWSFKKQMTVARSSTESEYRAITHAATKIIWVKNLLTEIGFSPKGILVLWCDNMGAGASVANPILCNEFSYLFF from the coding sequence ATGAAGCCTTGTCCAACCCTTGCAGTACCTGGCACCTCCCTGTCCTTGAGCATTGGAACACCCCTCCATGACCCATTTCTATATCGTAGCACGGTTGGTGCTCTCCAATACCACACTAATACAAGATCGGACATTGCCTTTATTGTTAATAAGCTTAGCTATATCCTCAAAGCTTCTACTAATATTCACTGGTCAATTGTCGAACGTGAGCTTAGATATCTTGCAGGGACTCTCCACTTTGGCCTAACCACCAACTGTGATACTTACCTTAATTTAACAGCCTATTCTGAAGCAGATTGGGCCTCAAGTATTGATGATAAAAAATCTACAGCTGCTTATTGCCTCTATCTTCAATCGACTCTCATTTCTTGGTCATTTAAGAAACAAATGACAGTGGCTCGCTCCAGTACTGAGTCCGAGTATCGAGCTATTACTCATGCTGCAACCAAGATCATTTGGGTGAAAAATCTGTTAACTGAGATTGGATTCTCTCCAAAGGGTATACTTGTTCTTTGGTGTGACAACATGGGTGCAGGTGCCTCAGTTGCCAACCCTATCTTATGCAATGaattttcttatttgtttttttaa